One Bosea sp. 124 genomic window, TGCAGCCAGGTGAGCGCGGCACCCACCCCCCATAATGCGGCGAACCAGCCGGCGGCGCGGCCAAGGAGCCTGAGCTTGCCGCCGTCATGGCCGATCCAGCCCATGACGAGGCCGAGCGCGAAGGCCGCAACGAGGAACCAGACGAACTGGCTGGCGAGATAAAGCATGTCCGCCCCCTAGATCACGTCCCGTTCGGACGGACTCGTCCGAACGGGAGAACCGTGATCGCTTCCAGAAATTATGCGCATGGCTCTTCCGAAAAGCCGGTTCCGCACCTTTCGAGCCCCGCTCATTTCGCGACCGTGAACTGCACGCGCCGGTTCATCGGCTTGGCGTCGGCCGAGCCATGCGGCACCAGCGGCCGCTCCGTCCCGAAGCCGCGCGTCTCGAGCCGGGCCGGATCGATGCCGCGCCGAAGCAGTTCGTCGCGGACGCGAAGTGCCCGGCGGGCCGAGAGGTCGAGATTATTGAAGCCGTCGCGATCGCCATCACTGTTGGCATGGCCCTCGATGGTGATGCGCGCGCCGGGGCACTGCGTCAGGATGGCGACCGCTTCGGCGATGACGCGCTCGGTCGGCGCATCCAGCGTCACGGCCGCCGCGCCCTGCGCGAACAAGACCGTGTTGCGCTTGGTCAGCGCATCGAGATCGTTCTGGCAGGTCGCCGGCGGATCGACGATGCAGCCGGTCTGGCGCAGACCGATCGCCGCGTCCATCCGGTAGCCTGGGGGCAGGCCGGTGCTGGCGCTGGTCTCGACCTCGCGCTTGATGAGATCGCGGCAGGTCAGGCCACGCAACGTAACCAGATCGTCCGCGATCGTCGCAGAGCCAAAATCGAGACGCAGCAGATTGGTCACCGCCATCCTGGCGACCGCGGCGAAACCGGCCGGCGCCCCCGGCAGGATCTGCGTCTCGTCGTTGAACCTGCCCTTGAGAGGCGAAGCCTCGACCAGCGCAAGCAGGGCGGCGCGTGTCTGCGCATCCGGCAAGGCGCCGGTCAGGGTCAGCCCGCTCCGATCGGCTGAGAGCGACAGGACATAGGGCCGAACCGCGATCGCAGCGGTGCCCGCAGTGCCGAGGCTGAGGCCGGCAGGCAGCGGCTGGCGGCGCAATGCTGCCTCGAGTTCCTGCCAGGCCTGGCCGTTGGCAACCTCGCCCGACAGAGCCAGCACCGCGCCGGCAAGCGACACCGAACCCCGCTTAAGCTTGCCGAGGAGGTCGAGAGCGAACCCGGTGGCCGCTCCGTAATCGGGCTCCTCGCGCAGGTTCGGCTCCAGTATCAGTTGATCGGAAACCGCAGCGGAGGGTGCGAGCCCGCGCGCCAGCGCCAGAAGCGCCGCGCGGGCGGGGGCATCGCGCACCAATCCTCTCAGGGCGACGCCGTCTTCCCCGATGGCGGCGCTCCAGGTCAGCGGCACGGCCGGAGCCGCCGGCACGGCAGGCGGCGGCGCGGCGGGCAATTCCGACGGCAGAAAGACCGGCGCGGGAATCTCGGGCAGCGGCGGCATCAGGGTCTCGACCGGAGGTGGCGGTTCCGGCGGGCAGACGATCGAGGCCTGGGCAACCGAATCCGGCCCGTCGCCCTGGGCTATCTGCAGGCGCAGCGCCTGGCAGGCCTCGAAGGTCGCCGGCCCATCACCGGACAAGGCATAAGCGTCCCCGGTCAGTTCCGCCTTGCCCTGCCGCAGCCGGGCGAGATCGCCCAGCGCCCGCGTCACCTTCACCAGGAAGGCCGCCGGCTCGCCGGCTGCCGGCTTCATCCCGTCCTCAATGCCGATGGTGCCCGGAAAGGTGCGCCTGAGCAGGCCAAGAATCTGCTGGCGGGCCGCGTCGGACGGGTAAAATCCCGTCAGTCGCAGCGTGTCTCCGGCCAGGCGCTCGACGCCCCAGCGATAGGGCGCCACGACCGGTGGCTCAAGGGCGCAGGGCACCGACTGGAAGCCGTCGCGGGCGAGTGCGGTCGCCGCCTGCAAGGCGAGGAAGTTGTCGGGGGTGTCCGCCCTGCCCTCGATGCAGAAGCGCGTGTCGTCGAGGGCGACCTTGCCGGTGGCGAGCCGTGGCAATTCGGCGAGAACCGCCTTGGTCATGGCCTGGAAACCCGCAGGGGCGCCGAAGGCGAGGCTCTGGCGGTCGTCGATCCGGAGGCCGGGCAAGGCCGCGGCGGCGGCTGCGACATTGGCGATGGCGGTCGCCTCGTCAGGCACGAAGCCGTTGAGGGTTACGACTCCGCCCTGGCGACTGGCCGACCAGCTATAGGGACGCTGGGCGACGACCTGCGACAGGCCGCCGAGCGCCCGGCGCACGCCGAACTCGGACCGCAAGCGCGCAATCGCCCGCGCCGCACCATCGGCGGAGAGCGCCTCGCCACTGATCGTCACATCGCGCCCGTCGACCTGGGCGGTGACCGGACGTGCACCGGGTGCCTCGCCTGCGATGGCCGCAACGGCCTCGACCGCACGGCGACCGACATCGCGCTCGATGGTATCCCCGACGAACAGGTTGGCGGTGCCCCAGAGCAGCGCCAACGGCAGCAGCCCCCAAAGCCAACGTCCCGGTTGCGCCATGCCACTCCCCTGAAGCCCGATCCCGGCTCACCCCTCGCGAGACGGGAAGCCGGCCTCGCCCGGAACCAGAAGCAATGCGGTTTCAGGCTCTTGAAGAACGTCGCTCATCCCGGAACACACCTCGCGAGCCGCATCGTGCAGGCGGAATCACGAAATGTGTCCGAAAAAGGACAACGCCCTCTAGAAGGCGTTTTGCGAAGCGGCTGTCAACCGTCTGGCCCGTGTCGCCGGCCCGGAACCGGCAGGGCGGCGTTCCGCCCGGCCGCCATTCGCGCGGCGCGGCGCTGCCCAGACCGTCGAAAGCCGTATGGAACGAAAGGGGCGGCGGCTCGGGACAGCCCGCAACGAAAAAAGCCCCGGGTTTCCCCGGGGCTTCCGACTAGGATTGCAGAAGCAATCAGAAGTCGCGCTGGATGCGGAAGCGGCCAGCGATGGCGTCGTCGCTCTTGACGAGACGGCCACCGGCGCCAATCGCCGGGCGAGCGCCCGCGTTGTTGGCGGCAAGGACAGCCTGCTTCAGCTCGGTGCGGGTGTAGAGAACCTCAACACCGATATCGAGGCCCGAAACCGGCGACCAGATCAGGTTGGCGCCGACGATGAGCTCCTTCGGATCAAGAGCGCGCGGAGCAGCGACGCCGTTGACCTGGCTGAGCAGCGTGTAGTTCAGCTTCAGCTCGGAATACGAACCGAACAGCTCCGAACGCAGCTGCGGGGTCCAGAAGTGACGCATCACGGCGACGAGCGACCAACCGGTGGCCGACTTCGTGGAACCGGTGAGCGGGTTCACGCTCCAGTCGGCGACGATGAGCTGGTTGGCAGCCGTCGCGGAGCCGATGCGGCCCGAACCGAACTGACCACCCCAGCCGAGATAGCCGAGAGCGCCATCAGCGTAGGCAGCCTGCAGGAACAGGGTGTCGCCAGCAGCCAGCATCGGCAGGTTGAGCTTGACACCGCCCTGAATGGCGAAGCCCATCTCATCCTTGGAGCCGTTGAAGAGGATGCCGGTGTTCGAGATGTTGCGCTGGGTGATAGCACCCGACAACTGAGCCGAACCCCAACCCTGATCGACGCGCAGCGAAGCGACGACGTCCGGGAAGTCCTGACCGAGGGTCGTCGAAGCAGCCAGCGGGCTGACGACGCCGTTTTCACGGTTGCCCGTGCCGGTGTTGCGGTCTTCGAGCGACACCGTGGCCGAGAAGCCCGAACCGAAGGTGGCGGTGTAGGCCAACAGGTTCAGACGGCTATCAGCCGTACGCAGGGTCGAGAAGGTGAAGTCGTTCGCGTAGAAGTCGAAGAACGACTGAGCGCGACCAGCGGTGATCGGGCCGAACTGGACGAAGGCCAGGTCGAGGTTGGCAGCCGACGAAGCGGTGGCGGCCGTGTTGCGAACGGTGCCCGGGGGAACGATGCCCTGGTTGCCGCCGATCGTGCCGGAATACAGGCCCGAGCTGTTGGTCAGCTCGTAACGGAAGAAGGTCCGCAGCGTGCCATAGGCAGT contains:
- a CDS encoding OmpA family protein produces the protein MAQPGRWLWGLLPLALLWGTANLFVGDTIERDVGRRAVEAVAAIAGEAPGARPVTAQVDGRDVTISGEALSADGAARAIARLRSEFGVRRALGGLSQVVAQRPYSWSASRQGGVVTLNGFVPDEATAIANVAAAAAALPGLRIDDRQSLAFGAPAGFQAMTKAVLAELPRLATGKVALDDTRFCIEGRADTPDNFLALQAATALARDGFQSVPCALEPPVVAPYRWGVERLAGDTLRLTGFYPSDAARQQILGLLRRTFPGTIGIEDGMKPAAGEPAAFLVKVTRALGDLARLRQGKAELTGDAYALSGDGPATFEACQALRLQIAQGDGPDSVAQASIVCPPEPPPPVETLMPPLPEIPAPVFLPSELPAAPPPAVPAAPAVPLTWSAAIGEDGVALRGLVRDAPARAALLALARGLAPSAAVSDQLILEPNLREEPDYGAATGFALDLLGKLKRGSVSLAGAVLALSGEVANGQAWQELEAALRRQPLPAGLSLGTAGTAAIAVRPYVLSLSADRSGLTLTGALPDAQTRAALLALVEASPLKGRFNDETQILPGAPAGFAAVARMAVTNLLRLDFGSATIADDLVTLRGLTCRDLIKREVETSASTGLPPGYRMDAAIGLRQTGCIVDPPATCQNDLDALTKRNTVLFAQGAAAVTLDAPTERVIAEAVAILTQCPGARITIEGHANSDGDRDGFNNLDLSARRALRVRDELLRRGIDPARLETRGFGTERPLVPHGSADAKPMNRRVQFTVAK
- a CDS encoding porin, which codes for MKLVKSLLLGSAAGIAAVAGAQAADLPSRKAAPVEYVRVCSAYGAGFFYIPGTDTCLRVGGRVRAEYTIGSRFGETQDAYGTRARGRLNIDARTATAYGTLRTFFRYELTNSSGLYSGTIGGNQGIVPPGTVRNTAATASSAANLDLAFVQFGPITAGRAQSFFDFYANDFTFSTLRTADSRLNLLAYTATFGSGFSATVSLEDRNTGTGNRENGVVSPLAASTTLGQDFPDVVASLRVDQGWGSAQLSGAITQRNISNTGILFNGSKDEMGFAIQGGVKLNLPMLAAGDTLFLQAAYADGALGYLGWGGQFGSGRIGSATAANQLIVADWSVNPLTGSTKSATGWSLVAVMRHFWTPQLRSELFGSYSELKLNYTLLSQVNGVAAPRALDPKELIVGANLIWSPVSGLDIGVEVLYTRTELKQAVLAANNAGARPAIGAGGRLVKSDDAIAGRFRIQRDF